In Arsenicicoccus sp. oral taxon 190, the following are encoded in one genomic region:
- the mihF gene encoding integration host factor, actinobacterial type, which produces MALPTLTPEQRAEALEKAAVARRERAAVKNQLKYGQGSLRSVLAEGKTNDVIGKMKVYVLLESLPGVGQVRARQIMEEVGISRTRRVRGLGANQIAALLARFEN; this is translated from the coding sequence GTGGCCTTGCCGACCCTGACCCCCGAGCAGCGAGCAGAGGCCCTGGAGAAGGCCGCGGTCGCCCGCCGGGAGCGTGCCGCCGTCAAGAACCAGCTGAAGTACGGCCAGGGGTCGCTGCGCTCGGTCCTGGCCGAGGGGAAGACCAACGACGTCATCGGCAAGATGAAGGTCTACGTCCTGCTCGAGTCGCTGCCCGGCGTCGGGCAGGTCCGCGCCCGCCAGATCATGGAAGAGGTCGGGATCTCCCGCACCCGCCGCGTGCGCGGCCTCGGCGCCAACCAGATCGCCGCGCTCCTCGCGCGCTTCGAGAACTGA
- the pyrR gene encoding bifunctional pyr operon transcriptional regulator/uracil phosphoribosyltransferase PyrR produces MTPAPDHPQSSTDTDDRSSDARVVMSDHEIARALRRMAHEVIERNKGAQGLVVLGIPTRGVPLAHRLATAIGEVEGVDVPVGAIDITMYRDDLRRQPIRHAERLDIPAGGIDDKVVVLVDDVLYSGRTVRAALDALTDLGRPLAVRLAVLVDRGHRDLPIRADHVGKNLPTSSAERVSVKLAERDGTDEVVISGGHR; encoded by the coding sequence ATGACGCCTGCCCCAGACCATCCCCAGTCATCCACCGACACCGACGACCGGAGCAGCGACGCCCGGGTCGTCATGAGCGACCACGAGATCGCTCGGGCCCTGCGCCGCATGGCCCACGAGGTGATCGAGCGCAACAAGGGAGCACAGGGCCTCGTCGTCCTCGGCATCCCCACGCGCGGAGTCCCGCTCGCCCACCGGCTCGCCACCGCCATCGGCGAGGTCGAGGGCGTCGACGTCCCCGTGGGGGCGATCGACATCACGATGTACCGGGACGACCTGCGCCGCCAGCCGATCCGGCACGCCGAGCGTCTCGACATCCCCGCCGGCGGCATCGACGACAAGGTCGTCGTGCTCGTCGACGACGTGCTCTACTCCGGCCGCACCGTCCGCGCCGCGCTCGACGCGCTGACGGACCTAGGCCGCCCCCTGGCGGTGCGCCTCGCGGTCCTGGTCGACCGCGGCCACCGCGACCTGCCCATCCGCGCCGACCACGTCGGCAAGAACCTCCCGACCTCCTCCGCCGAGCGGGTCTCGGTCAAGCTCGCCGAGCGCGACGGCACCGACGAGGTCGTCATCTCCGGAGGCCATCGGTGA
- the gmk gene encoding guanylate kinase has protein sequence MPVDVPVPAPRLVVLAGPTAVGKGTVAAYVREHHPEVWLSVSCTTRPARPGERDGVHYHFLDRADFEAQRDAGQLLEWAVVHGTNYYGTPRGPVHEVLASGRPALLEIDLQGARQVRESMPDALFVFLAPPSWDELVRRLVGRGTEDEAERARRLTTARAELAAQEEFDVTIVNDDVRRAAEELVSLMRSDHQPKRD, from the coding sequence GTGCCGGTCGACGTCCCCGTCCCGGCCCCCCGGCTGGTCGTGCTGGCCGGGCCCACCGCCGTCGGCAAGGGCACGGTCGCGGCCTACGTGCGCGAGCACCACCCCGAGGTGTGGCTGTCCGTGTCCTGCACCACCCGCCCGGCCCGCCCCGGCGAGCGCGACGGCGTGCACTACCACTTCCTGGACCGCGCGGACTTCGAGGCGCAGCGCGACGCCGGGCAGCTCCTCGAGTGGGCGGTCGTGCACGGCACCAACTACTACGGCACGCCCCGCGGGCCCGTGCACGAGGTCCTGGCCTCCGGGCGGCCCGCGCTGCTCGAGATCGACCTGCAGGGCGCCCGCCAGGTGCGCGAGAGCATGCCCGACGCGTTGTTCGTCTTCCTGGCCCCGCCGAGCTGGGACGAGCTGGTGCGGCGGCTGGTCGGCCGCGGCACCGAGGACGAGGCCGAGCGGGCTCGTCGGCTCACCACCGCGCGGGCCGAGCTGGCCGCGCAGGAGGAGTTCGACGTGACCATCGTCAACGACGACGTTCGCCGGGCGGCCGAGGAACTCGTATCATTGATGAGATCCGACCACCAACCGAAGCGAGACTGA
- the carB gene encoding carbamoyl-phosphate synthase large subunit: MPRNPEITSVLVIGSGPIVIGQACEFDYSGTQACRVLREEGIRVVLVNSNPATIMTDPEFADATYVEPITPEVVEAIIAKERPDAVLATLGGQTALNCAMALHEAGVLEKYGCPLIGANVEAIQLGEDRERFKGVVERCGAESARSIICHTMDECLAAAGDLGYPLVVRPSFTMGGLGSGFAYDEADLRRIAGAGLFASPTTEVLLEESILGWKEYELEVMRDHADNVVVVCSIENFDPMGVHTGDSITVAPALTLTDREYQRLRDIGIAVIREVGVDTGGCNIQFAVNPDDGRIIVIEMNPRVSRSSALASKATGFPIAKIAAKMAVGYTLDEVPNDITRETPASFEPTLDYVVVKVPRFAFEKFPSADATLTTTMKSVGEAMAIGRNFTEALQKALRSLEKKDSTFHWRGERPGRDQGVQWLQQATRPTDGRILLVQQALRAGMTVEEVHDATGIDPWFLDQIELLNEVARSIKGSATLTPEQLRLAKRHGFSDGQISQLTGMSEPVVRGVRQALGVRPVYKTVDTCAAEFAAQTPYHYSSYDEETEVQPRRRPAVIILGSGPNRIGQGVEFDYSCVHASFALRDQGYDTVMVNCNPETVSTDYDTSSRLYFEPLTLEDVLEVYHAEQAAGPVAGVIVQLGGQTPLGLAQALKDEGLPIVGTSPEAIHLAEDRGAFGRVMHEAQLPAPKFGTAYSAQEALEVAREIGYPVLVRPSYVLGGRGMQIVYDDQTLTDYVTRAAKASPDHPILVDRFLDDAIEIDVDVLFDGREMYVGAIMEHIEEAGIHSGDSSCVLPPVTLGRAEIDRVRESTRRLAEGIGVRGLMNVQFALAQDILYVLEANPRASRTVPFVAKATGVQIAKAAARIMLGASIAELRREGLLPREGDGATLPIEAGTAVKEAVLPFKRFVTQDGEFVDRILGPEMRSTGEVMGLADDFGTAFAKSQLGAFGGLPAQGTVFISVANRHKRAMIFPCKRLADLGFRILATDGTADVLRRNGVRAEAVRKHSEGRGPAGEPTIVDLILDGQVDMVVNTPTSQEARADGYTIRTATTSMDKPIITTVQQLAAAVQGIESLRDQPVSVMSLQEHAQRLAEHGAHAAQ, translated from the coding sequence ATGCCCCGCAACCCCGAGATCACCAGCGTCCTGGTCATCGGCTCCGGGCCGATCGTCATCGGCCAGGCCTGCGAGTTCGACTACTCCGGCACCCAGGCCTGCCGGGTGCTGCGCGAGGAGGGGATCCGGGTCGTCCTGGTCAACTCCAACCCGGCGACCATCATGACCGACCCCGAGTTCGCCGACGCGACGTATGTCGAGCCCATCACCCCCGAGGTCGTCGAGGCGATCATCGCCAAGGAGCGGCCGGACGCCGTGCTCGCCACGCTCGGCGGCCAGACCGCGCTCAACTGCGCGATGGCGCTGCACGAGGCGGGCGTCCTGGAGAAGTACGGCTGCCCGCTGATCGGCGCCAACGTCGAGGCGATCCAGCTGGGCGAGGACCGGGAGCGCTTCAAGGGTGTCGTCGAGCGCTGCGGGGCCGAGTCCGCCCGCTCGATCATCTGCCACACCATGGACGAGTGTCTCGCCGCGGCAGGTGATCTCGGCTACCCCCTGGTGGTGCGCCCGTCCTTCACCATGGGTGGCCTCGGGTCCGGTTTCGCGTACGACGAGGCGGACCTGCGCCGCATCGCCGGGGCGGGGCTCTTCGCGTCGCCGACGACCGAGGTGCTGCTGGAGGAGTCCATCCTCGGGTGGAAGGAGTACGAGCTCGAGGTGATGCGCGACCACGCCGACAACGTCGTGGTCGTCTGCTCCATCGAGAACTTCGACCCCATGGGTGTCCACACCGGCGACTCGATCACCGTGGCCCCGGCGCTGACCCTAACGGACCGGGAGTACCAGCGGCTGCGCGACATCGGCATCGCCGTGATCCGCGAGGTCGGCGTCGACACCGGCGGCTGCAACATCCAGTTCGCCGTCAACCCCGACGACGGCCGGATCATCGTCATCGAGATGAACCCCCGGGTGTCGCGCTCGTCGGCGCTGGCGTCCAAGGCGACCGGCTTCCCGATCGCCAAGATCGCCGCGAAGATGGCCGTCGGCTACACCCTCGACGAGGTCCCCAACGACATCACCCGCGAGACGCCCGCGTCCTTCGAGCCGACCCTGGACTACGTGGTCGTCAAGGTGCCGCGGTTCGCCTTCGAGAAGTTTCCCTCCGCGGACGCGACCCTCACCACCACCATGAAGTCGGTGGGGGAGGCCATGGCGATCGGGCGCAACTTCACCGAGGCGCTGCAGAAGGCGCTCCGCTCGCTGGAGAAGAAGGACTCGACCTTCCACTGGCGCGGCGAGCGGCCCGGGCGCGACCAGGGCGTCCAGTGGCTGCAGCAGGCGACCCGCCCCACCGACGGCCGGATCCTGCTGGTGCAGCAGGCCCTGCGCGCCGGGATGACGGTGGAGGAGGTGCACGACGCGACCGGCATCGACCCGTGGTTCCTGGACCAGATCGAGCTGCTCAACGAGGTCGCCCGCTCGATCAAGGGCTCCGCGACGCTGACCCCCGAGCAGCTGCGGCTGGCCAAGCGCCACGGCTTCTCCGACGGCCAGATCAGCCAGCTGACCGGCATGTCCGAGCCGGTGGTGCGCGGGGTGCGCCAGGCCCTCGGCGTCCGGCCGGTCTACAAGACCGTCGACACCTGCGCCGCCGAGTTCGCCGCGCAGACGCCCTACCACTACTCCTCCTACGACGAGGAGACCGAGGTGCAGCCGCGCCGGCGGCCGGCCGTGATCATCCTCGGCAGCGGCCCCAACCGGATCGGCCAGGGCGTGGAGTTCGACTACTCCTGCGTGCACGCGAGCTTCGCGCTGCGCGACCAGGGCTACGACACCGTCATGGTCAACTGCAACCCCGAGACGGTCTCCACCGACTACGACACCAGCAGCCGGCTCTACTTCGAGCCGCTGACGCTGGAGGACGTGCTCGAGGTCTACCACGCCGAGCAGGCCGCCGGGCCGGTCGCCGGGGTCATCGTGCAGCTCGGCGGGCAGACTCCGCTGGGGCTCGCGCAGGCGCTCAAGGACGAGGGGCTGCCCATCGTGGGCACGTCCCCGGAGGCGATCCACCTCGCCGAGGACCGCGGCGCCTTCGGCCGCGTCATGCACGAGGCCCAGCTGCCCGCACCGAAGTTCGGCACCGCCTACTCCGCCCAGGAGGCCCTCGAGGTCGCCCGGGAGATCGGCTACCCCGTCCTGGTGCGGCCCTCCTACGTCCTCGGCGGCCGCGGCATGCAGATCGTCTACGACGACCAGACCCTCACCGACTACGTCACCCGGGCGGCCAAGGCGTCGCCGGACCACCCGATCCTGGTCGACCGGTTCCTCGACGACGCGATCGAGATCGACGTCGACGTCCTCTTCGACGGGCGGGAGATGTATGTCGGCGCGATCATGGAGCACATCGAGGAGGCCGGCATCCACTCCGGCGACTCGTCCTGCGTGCTGCCGCCGGTGACGCTCGGGCGCGCGGAGATCGACCGGGTCCGGGAGTCCACCCGGCGGCTGGCCGAGGGCATCGGCGTCCGGGGCTTGATGAACGTCCAGTTCGCGCTCGCCCAGGACATTCTCTACGTCCTGGAGGCCAACCCGCGGGCCTCGCGCACCGTCCCCTTCGTCGCCAAGGCCACCGGGGTGCAGATCGCCAAGGCCGCGGCGCGCATCATGCTGGGCGCCTCCATCGCCGAGCTGCGCCGCGAGGGCCTGCTCCCGCGCGAGGGGGACGGCGCGACGCTGCCGATCGAGGCGGGGACCGCGGTCAAGGAGGCCGTGCTGCCGTTCAAGCGGTTCGTCACGCAGGACGGGGAGTTCGTCGACCGGATCCTCGGGCCGGAGATGCGTTCGACCGGAGAGGTCATGGGCCTCGCCGACGACTTCGGCACCGCCTTCGCCAAGAGCCAGCTCGGCGCCTTCGGCGGCCTCCCGGCGCAGGGGACGGTCTTCATCTCCGTCGCCAACCGCCACAAGCGCGCCATGATCTTCCCGTGCAAGCGGCTGGCCGACCTGGGCTTCCGGATCCTCGCCACCGACGGCACCGCGGACGTGCTGCGCCGCAACGGGGTCCGGGCCGAGGCCGTGCGCAAGCACTCCGAGGGTCGCGGCCCGGCGGGGGAGCCGACGATCGTCGACCTCATCCTCGACGGCCAGGTCGACATGGTGGTCAACACCCCGACGAGCCAGGAGGCCCGCGCCGACGGCTACACCATCCGCACCGCGACGACGAGCATGGACAAGCCCATCATCACCACCGTCCAGCAGCTTGCGGCCGCGGTGCAGGGGATCGAGTCGCTGCGCGACCAGCCCGTCTCGGTCATGTCGCTGCAGGAGCACGCGCAGCGCCTCGCCGAGCACGGCGCGCACGCCGCACAGTGA
- a CDS encoding aspartate carbamoyltransferase catalytic subunit, translated as MNKHLLSINDLSRQDITQILDTAVQMHEVQHRDIKKLPTLRGRTIVNFFFEDSTRTRGSFELAEKWLSADSLNMAGKGSSLSKGESLKDTVMNLQAMGVDGFVIRHMASGAQQLIAQWVTGVVINAGDGTHEHPTQALLDAYTMRRELGDLDGRHVVICGDLRHSRVFRSNVLCLHKLGATVTVVAPPTLMPDGLATWAERDGFTWSYDFDAEIPKADVVMMLRVQKERMSGGFFPTPREYIAGYGLTPRRLELMRDDALIAHPGPMNRGLEISSDAADGARSIILDQVSGGVAVRMSVLYHLLAGEGDNA; from the coding sequence GTGAACAAGCACCTCCTGTCCATCAACGACCTGTCCCGCCAGGACATCACCCAGATCCTCGACACCGCCGTGCAGATGCACGAGGTGCAGCACCGGGACATCAAGAAGCTCCCGACCCTGCGCGGGCGCACCATCGTCAACTTCTTCTTCGAGGACTCCACCCGCACCCGCGGCTCCTTCGAGCTCGCCGAGAAGTGGCTGTCCGCCGATTCGCTCAACATGGCGGGCAAGGGGTCGTCGTTGTCCAAGGGCGAGTCCCTCAAGGACACCGTGATGAACCTCCAGGCGATGGGCGTCGACGGGTTCGTCATCCGCCACATGGCCTCCGGCGCCCAGCAGCTCATCGCCCAGTGGGTCACCGGCGTGGTCATCAACGCCGGCGACGGCACCCACGAGCACCCGACCCAGGCCCTGCTCGACGCCTACACGATGCGGCGCGAGCTGGGCGACCTCGACGGGCGCCACGTCGTCATCTGCGGCGACCTGCGCCACAGCCGCGTCTTCCGCTCCAACGTGCTGTGCCTGCACAAGCTCGGCGCCACGGTCACCGTGGTCGCACCGCCCACGCTGATGCCGGACGGCCTCGCGACCTGGGCCGAGCGGGACGGCTTCACGTGGTCCTACGACTTCGACGCCGAGATCCCCAAGGCCGACGTCGTGATGATGCTGCGCGTGCAGAAGGAGCGCATGTCGGGCGGCTTCTTCCCGACGCCGCGGGAGTACATCGCGGGATACGGCCTGACGCCCCGGCGCCTGGAGCTGATGCGCGACGACGCCCTCATCGCCCACCCCGGCCCCATGAACCGCGGCCTGGAGATCTCCTCCGACGCGGCCGACGGCGCCCGGTCGATCATCCTCGACCAGGTCTCCGGCGGCGTGGCCGTCCGCATGTCCGTGCTCTACCACCTGCTCGCCGGCGAAGGAGACAACGCCTGA
- the carA gene encoding glutamine-hydrolyzing carbamoyl-phosphate synthase small subunit, with protein sequence MSPTAKITERRPALLVLEDGRTFTGRSFGAVGRTVGEAVFSTGMTGYQETLTDPSYHRQVVVMTAPHVGNTGVNGEDDESGRIWVAGYVVRDPAIRPSSWRATGTLEDELVRQGVVGICELDTRALTRHLRERGSMKVGIFSGDEAVTPVDRLVEQVGAQPAMAGSALAGEVSTTEAYVVRPQGEPIGRVAALDLGIKGMTPQRMAERGLEVHVLPAASTFADLQRVGADAVFLSNGPGDPATADHEVAVLREVLAARIPFFGICFGNQILGRALGLGTYKLKYGHRGVNQPVMDLATRRVEVTAHNHGFAVDAPIGEDFDTDFGRARVSHVGLNDQVVEGLQCLDVPAFSVQYHPEAAAGPHDADYLFDRFVDLITTARSDKSDKSDKSDKKVDA encoded by the coding sequence GTGAGCCCGACAGCCAAGATCACCGAGCGTCGTCCGGCGCTCCTCGTCCTGGAGGACGGCCGGACCTTCACCGGCCGGTCCTTCGGCGCGGTGGGTCGCACCGTCGGCGAGGCGGTCTTCTCCACCGGCATGACCGGCTACCAGGAGACCCTGACCGACCCGTCCTACCACCGCCAGGTCGTCGTCATGACGGCGCCGCACGTCGGCAACACCGGCGTCAACGGCGAGGACGACGAGTCGGGGCGCATCTGGGTGGCCGGCTACGTCGTCCGGGACCCCGCGATCCGGCCGTCCAGCTGGCGCGCCACCGGGACCCTGGAGGACGAGCTGGTGCGCCAGGGCGTCGTCGGCATCTGCGAGCTGGACACCCGGGCCCTGACCCGGCACCTGCGCGAGCGCGGGTCGATGAAGGTCGGCATCTTCTCCGGCGACGAGGCCGTCACCCCCGTGGACCGGCTCGTCGAGCAGGTCGGCGCGCAGCCGGCGATGGCCGGGTCGGCGCTCGCCGGCGAGGTCAGCACCACGGAGGCCTACGTCGTGCGCCCGCAGGGCGAGCCGATCGGCCGGGTCGCGGCGCTGGACCTCGGGATCAAGGGGATGACCCCGCAGCGGATGGCCGAGCGCGGCCTCGAGGTGCACGTGCTGCCGGCGGCCTCGACCTTCGCCGACCTGCAGCGGGTGGGCGCCGACGCGGTCTTCCTGTCCAACGGGCCGGGCGACCCCGCCACCGCGGACCACGAGGTGGCGGTGCTGCGGGAGGTGCTCGCCGCGCGGATCCCGTTCTTCGGCATCTGCTTCGGCAACCAGATCCTCGGCCGGGCGCTCGGCCTCGGCACCTACAAGCTGAAGTACGGCCACCGCGGCGTCAACCAGCCGGTGATGGACCTCGCGACGCGCAGGGTCGAGGTGACCGCCCACAACCACGGCTTCGCCGTCGACGCGCCGATCGGGGAGGACTTCGACACCGACTTCGGGCGCGCGCGGGTCAGCCACGTCGGCCTCAACGACCAGGTCGTGGAGGGGCTGCAGTGCCTCGACGTGCCGGCCTTCTCGGTGCAGTACCACCCCGAGGCCGCGGCCGGGCCGCACGACGCCGACTACCTCTTCGACCGTTTCGTGGACCTCATCACCACCGCCCGCTCCGACAAGTCCGACAAGTCCGACAAGTCCGACAAGAAGGTCGACGCCTGA
- a CDS encoding dihydroorotase yields MPTTLITGASLLGERAADILVVDGVIREIGSLDAGSVKDAEVVEADGLVALPALVDLHTHLREPGREDAETIHTGSAAAAVGGYSAVFAMANTQPVTDTPEKAEEVWRRGREVGLVDVVPVGAVTKGLAGEELSEMGLMARSQAKVRVFSDDGRCVHDSRLMRRALEYSTAFDGVISQHSQDPRLADATACCHEGELSGRLGLPGWPDAAEEAIVARDVMLAKATRGRVHVAHVSTPGSLEVIRWAKARGVAVTAEVTPHHLALTTDLLADYDTVYKVNPPLRPSEYAEELRAALVDGTIDIVATDHAPHVSHDKDHAFADAAFGMLGLETALAVVSDLMVTTGRMTWADVARVMSTTPAQIARLKGHGRPLAVGEPGNLVLVDPSRSLTVDRAASASLSRNNPWHGRTLTGAVRATLLRGRVTARDGALA; encoded by the coding sequence ATGCCCACCACCTTGATCACCGGCGCGAGCCTGCTCGGCGAGCGCGCCGCGGACATCCTCGTCGTGGACGGCGTGATCCGCGAGATCGGTTCGCTGGACGCGGGATCCGTCAAGGACGCCGAGGTCGTCGAGGCCGACGGCCTGGTCGCGCTGCCGGCGCTGGTCGACCTGCACACCCACCTGCGCGAGCCGGGCCGGGAGGACGCCGAGACCATCCACACCGGCTCGGCCGCGGCGGCGGTCGGCGGCTACTCCGCCGTCTTCGCGATGGCCAACACCCAGCCGGTCACCGACACCCCTGAGAAGGCCGAGGAGGTCTGGCGCCGGGGCCGCGAGGTCGGTCTGGTGGACGTCGTCCCGGTCGGCGCGGTCACCAAGGGCCTCGCGGGGGAGGAGCTGTCCGAGATGGGCCTCATGGCCCGCTCCCAGGCCAAGGTCCGGGTCTTCTCCGACGACGGCCGCTGCGTGCACGACAGCCGCCTGATGCGGCGCGCCCTGGAGTACTCCACGGCCTTCGACGGAGTCATCTCCCAGCACAGCCAGGACCCCCGCCTCGCCGACGCCACGGCCTGCTGCCACGAGGGCGAGCTGTCCGGCCGGCTCGGGCTGCCGGGCTGGCCCGACGCGGCCGAGGAGGCGATCGTCGCGCGGGACGTGATGCTCGCCAAGGCGACCCGTGGCCGGGTCCACGTGGCGCACGTGTCGACCCCCGGGTCGCTGGAGGTCATCCGCTGGGCCAAGGCGCGGGGCGTCGCGGTCACGGCGGAGGTCACGCCGCACCACCTCGCCCTCACCACGGACCTGCTGGCCGACTACGACACGGTCTACAAGGTCAACCCGCCGCTGCGCCCGAGCGAGTACGCCGAGGAGCTGCGCGCGGCCCTGGTCGACGGCACGATCGACATCGTGGCCACCGACCACGCCCCGCACGTGTCCCACGACAAGGACCACGCCTTCGCGGACGCGGCCTTCGGGATGCTCGGGCTGGAGACGGCGCTCGCCGTCGTCAGCGACCTCATGGTCACGACGGGCCGGATGACCTGGGCCGACGTCGCGCGGGTCATGTCCACGACCCCGGCGCAGATCGCGCGGCTCAAGGGGCACGGCCGGCCGCTGGCCGTCGGCGAGCCCGGCAACCTCGTGCTGGTCGACCCGAGCCGGTCTCTGACCGTGGACCGCGCTGCGAGCGCCTCGCTCTCGCGCAACAATCCGTGGCACGGGCGCACCCTCACCGGCGCGGTCCGGGCGACGCTGCTGCGCGGGCGCGTCACCGCGCGCGACGGCGCCCTGGCCTGA
- the pyrF gene encoding orotidine-5'-phosphate decarboxylase: MTQPTFGARLRAAMDTHGPLCVGIDPHQQLVESWGLPYTLAGVERFALTCVEAFGGQVACVKPQSAFFEVFGSRGVALLERVQAGLREAGTLTILDVKRGDIGSTMTAYAEAFLGKDNPDAVDAITLSPYLGYGSLRPAIDLAQGTGRGVFVLGLTSNPEGAAVQHARVGGSAGGRSVAGEIVAGATADNAVARAAGELGSVGLVVGATIGSAVRDLGLDLPAMGGPLLAPGVGAQGGTADTLRQVFGAALPQVLPSSSREVLGAGPDVAALCEAARRTGEQLRQLVADADPSGA, encoded by the coding sequence GTGACCCAGCCGACCTTCGGCGCGCGCCTGCGCGCCGCCATGGACACCCACGGGCCGCTGTGCGTGGGCATCGACCCGCACCAGCAGCTCGTCGAGTCGTGGGGGCTGCCCTACACCCTCGCGGGCGTGGAGCGCTTCGCCCTGACCTGCGTCGAGGCCTTCGGGGGGCAGGTGGCCTGCGTGAAGCCGCAGTCCGCCTTCTTCGAGGTCTTCGGGTCGCGGGGGGTCGCCCTCCTCGAACGCGTCCAGGCCGGGCTGCGCGAGGCCGGCACGCTGACGATCCTCGACGTCAAGCGGGGGGACATCGGGTCGACGATGACGGCGTACGCCGAGGCCTTCCTCGGCAAGGACAACCCCGACGCCGTCGACGCGATCACGCTGTCCCCCTACCTCGGCTACGGCTCGCTGCGCCCGGCGATCGACCTGGCGCAGGGGACTGGGCGGGGCGTCTTCGTGCTCGGGCTGACCTCCAACCCCGAGGGGGCGGCCGTGCAGCACGCCCGCGTGGGTGGGTCCGCCGGGGGCCGCAGCGTCGCCGGCGAGATCGTCGCCGGGGCGACGGCCGACAACGCGGTGGCACGCGCAGCCGGAGAGCTGGGGTCGGTGGGGCTCGTGGTGGGTGCCACCATCGGCAGCGCCGTGCGCGACCTCGGGCTCGACCTGCCGGCCATGGGAGGGCCGCTGCTCGCCCCCGGCGTGGGGGCCCAGGGAGGCACCGCCGACACCCTGCGCCAGGTCTTCGGCGCGGCCCTGCCACAGGTGCTGCCGTCCAGCTCGCGGGAGGTGCTGGGCGCCGGTCCGGACGTGGCGGCCCTGTGCGAGGCCGCCCGCCGGACGGGGGAGCAGCTGCGGCAGCTCGTGGCGGATGCGGACCCGTCCGGGGCCTGA
- the rpoZ gene encoding DNA-directed RNA polymerase subunit omega — MPGTVAAPIGITNPPIDDLLEVADSKYALVIYSAKRARQINAYYSQLSEGLLEYVGPLVETQVHEKPLSIALREINDGLLTSEPTEG, encoded by the coding sequence GTGCCTGGCACCGTTGCTGCCCCCATCGGGATCACCAACCCGCCGATCGACGACCTCCTCGAGGTCGCAGACTCCAAGTACGCCCTGGTCATCTACTCGGCCAAGCGTGCCCGGCAGATCAACGCCTACTACTCCCAGCTCTCCGAGGGCCTGCTGGAGTATGTCGGCCCCCTGGTGGAGACCCAGGTGCACGAGAAGCCGCTGTCGATCGCGCTGCGCGAGATCAACGACGGTCTGCTGACCTCCGAGCCCACCGAGGGCTGA